The Cinclus cinclus chromosome 38, bCinCin1.1, whole genome shotgun sequence nucleotide sequence CTCCACGCtggaaaaaagtgggaaaacttAGGGGGAACAGAGGTGAGATTTTTAGCTcgatttttctaaaatttctaatTATACCGAAGTTATTTCCAATTCCTCAGTGAACAGAGCACAAACTCAGAGCCATTCAGGGCTGGCAGTCACTGAGGGAAATCTGACTCTGTATtaataagtaacctttcctgggagcagccatcactcCAGTCCTCCAACATGGGCAAATTTTTGCAGTGAATGGACCCAAGTTCTAATGCTTAACCTAAATTTCTGTCAGCTTTTTTTAGAAAGATACTGAACAGTAAATCATATAAGAATTAATGATTGCACAAAAAATAACAGGCCCAGACCAAAGCAAAGCACCCCATCACTGCTCCATGCCAATTTTGGGGGAAATAGTCATATTGTTTAtaaatcctctccttccctgctactcagtccttccctgcccatccccagaAAGGATTTActcacctttggctccccacagcacctctctccccagcacaaatcccacttggcacagacacagacggagcagacctaaggcaatggatccagcagcagctgcgattccaagctccccgttccccgcacagctcatccatccaagcactcctggcaatctcacctcagcccggactctctgttcctcagaggcaaacacggcctgatggggcacggctctggcaccccatttcctccggctgctgctgacctggaaagccacagagaAACGCAGTctcccggaacctcacgtccctggataccagcagagctgcagtttcacccagatcccagattccatagacacttcatcccaacagggaggaaaaggggaaccctgcgcggtcaggaccgggagccctccagtgcagatcCCTGGTGCTGAAGcctcttggctctggctcctcaaacaccactgcttttggcaaagatgggaggagtggaaccatttctcctgtcctgaaagagaagaggaaaagaaaattaagtcccctgcagaagtcaaaggatcccagctttcacacttctgctctgaTTGCTCACTATGGGGCTTGATCCAAGACAGGTGACAccaattcaaatataaaagtgcccttttccagcattttttgtTCCTAACCATTTCAGACATTCAAATGATGTTCATTTTTCTTATTGCATTCTTTGCTCCATTTTACAAGAACCATTTTCATGCCAGACCCCACTTGTCAGTTACTCAATCCTTTACCACTGGACTTTGCACAAAGCAACATCTGGGGTGCTGCATCACAAGAAATACCAAAGAGAAACCcctccaaaacctgacagagaaaggtttcaaggcactgcagaacacagacacagctgttcAGGCCTTCTCAGGCCACACCAATCCTGTCCCAtccacctgagctgtgcaggtgagctgtTCAAAAGCTCCCCTTTCTCCCAGGCAATCACTGTCTGAGGCCACAGATGtccctcctgggcagcacctggaaacaacgtgggaaaggcaaaatgagaatgaTCTCTGTCAGAAAataaggaataataataatcagaacTTCTGGACAAATTTAGTAACATCACTTTCATATGGTAAATACAGGCCATGCCCATCCTTCCAGCCCAggtgaaaacaggaaggagaactacaggaaaagcagagtccctTCTTTGGATGTCTTTCCTAAAGACTCTCTGCACTGTATGCTCTGtgtgttatttaaataaatggattgctgctaaaaaaaaaaaaaatctcagcccaTATTTTCTtagccacaggcaggacaaggtgggctgcagctgcagagccagggacaTGCAGGACCTTGGCACGCCAGGGATAAGGgcaggggaagcaggggaggTGCGGGGGGGAGAGCTGCATAAGTGAAGGAACAGGCATTTTCTTGTTCACATTCATCAGTGCTGGGAACTTGGGAAACACGTGGTGCTGCGTGCATCCAGGACACAGTGCCCatggtttggttgttttccctctgctcatAAGCCCGGCCTTCAGCCCCtctccaggggagcagagaattcCTCCAGGCTAAGGGTGAGTCTGGTACCACACCCCAGGGATGGGTCCGATAAAGGAGGGGAGTTTTTTATGGGAACTGACCAcgaaaatcaaaccaaacaaacactgaaatgaaCTGTATTGAGCTGCAACACCACTTAGAAGCCTGGCTGCCTTTGGAGAGCCAAATTCCTCCTTCAAACTGATAGCAGGAACCTGAGGGGGTGAGTTTTGTTTCACAGGAAAAAGGGCCACAGTTGGTATTCAGGGCCTGTGCCCGGGAGTGGGCTTCTGCCTGCTGAAATTCTGAATGGCACaagatttctcccagtccaAAGATGACTCATAAGACAGTAAGCATGATAGTAAGTAAAGACTTTATTGCTACCATGCTGGGAcagcccagcaggcagagcctccttGGATGGGGCAGGGGGGTTACAAGGGTCTGGGGGGCCCAGGAACACGGTCCTGGTGGGTGCCTGGGAAGGCATAGTTGGGAGAGGTTCAGCTGCGCTCCTCCAAGCTCAGACGGTCAAACAGGTACTCGCCAAAGCCGGCTGAGGCCCCCCCGGGTGCAGCAGCCCCACTGGTGAGGCGTCGCAGATTGGTGGCATGGTCCCCCAGCACCTTGATTACCTTCACTTGCTCATCCAGGTAGTGGGACTCCAAGAAGTCACAAAGCTGTGGGACAAAGGGAGATCAGGCAGGGCTGAAGGTCCGGGGGAGGTGAGGGacccccaggagcagctggaggttCCACGGAGCCTGGGAGAAGGAGCCCCAGGGTGGCCCCAAGGCACAGGCGTGCAGAAAGGTAGGAACTGGGAGCGTGCTGGGGGGCTCAGAGCCTTGAGGGGGCAGGGGGTGAAAGCCAGAGCACCACTCACGTGGGGGTCCCCTTTCTCGGCAGCCAGGCCGTGCAGGTCCAGCAGCGCCTGGTTCACCgacttctccagctgcagcGCCGCTTCCACCGCCTCAAGTGCCGAGCCCCAGGTGTGCCGCTCCGGCTTCTGCGGGGCACCGATCGTCACCATGATGGGTTCAGGTACCCCAAGGCCAACCGCCCCCCACAAACACAGCCCCCCTTCCCCCACCACACACCTTGATGTCCTGCAGGAGAACACGGCCCCCGCGGCGCGTCTGGAAGCGCAGGAGCCCCTCGGCGTGTTCCCGCTCCTCCCGCGACTGCTCCAGGAAAAACTGCGCCAGCCGCGACAGGGCCACGTCGTCCCTCTCAAAGTAAAACCCCTGCGGAAGAGAGGGGGGGGAGGAGATATCGGGGAGCCACCCAGTACCCCGCTAACTCTTCGGATTCCGCCCTCCCGAGCGGCACCGCCCGCACCGGCACCGAGGCGGGATGGAAGTGGGTTTTGGGATGCAGGAGGGGGGGAAGAGTCCCTCAACCCCGGGGGCGCGGGTCCCGAGCCCCCCTACCATGGAGAGATAGACGTAGGAAGCGTGCAGCTCCATGTTGGCCATGCGGTTGACAGCGGCTTCGCAGTCGTTGTGGTAGTTCTGGCGGATCTGGGAGTCCATGGCGGGACGGATGAATTCGGGAGCGGCCAGATGGACAGATGGACGGCCGGGATGGACAAAGGGCCGAGAGCAGCCGGTTCCGTTCAAGCACTGTTGAAGCGAGAACGCAGCTGTGGCCGCTCGACCCGCGGCAGGGGCTCTTATAGCCCGGCCCCAGTGGGCGGGCTGAAGGGGCAACCCTcccccttctctcccctccGGAAAGACCCGGTCGGGCGCGGTGGCCTTGGCCCTTGTCCCCGTTTGTCACACGGTCCCACAGACTCAGCATGACTGGGCAGGATCTCGATGGGGGTCCGACCCTACGTTGTGTCCCCCCGGGCGCGGGAGGGACTGCTGGGGGAGAGCCCCAGGTCCCTGCTGGGttggggggcacagggaggcGGACGGGGGttggggaggagctgggggtgtgTCCTGCCAGGTCCTGAGGTGCCGATTGCCCGTTAATCGGAGTTTAATAGGTTATAGGGTGCGGAAGGAGCTGACTTAGCGCCGGGACCATAAAAGAAGAACTTGGCCCCGGGGAAGCGCTGACTCTGCGTTTCCACCGCTCTGGGACTGGGGCGAACTGGGGGAGACTGGTTGTTGGAACTGGGAGACCCACAGCgcttcccttcccatcccttgGACTGCCCGCAGGTCCAGGGGGGCCCGGCTCGGCTGGAGCTGCGACGAAATTCCGGGGGAGCAGCGGCCGCAGACTCTAATGGGAATCACCCCCTAAAGCCACCCCCAGAGTCCCTTTGGCGCTAGCTCCAGAGGCTGAGCTGTGGGAAGGATACGGCCGGAGGAGGGTCCAGATGTGCAACTCCCGCCCCAACCTGGAGGGCTAGGGGTACAGACCCTCCCCACATTTCCCCCCTCAGCCAGGGTCCCCAAACCCCGAGATGCTGAACAAAAGAGAGGAGGGGACGCCTCCAGCCACGTGCTAAAAGCGAAAGTGAAAGCGGCGCTGCCCTGCCCACCCCCCCACCCGCATTTCTTGTGTCCCCCCTCTTTCCCCACGCACATCCCGAGATCCCCGAGGGCTCCCCGAGGTTTTTGGGGGAGGTACGTGGACAGGGGACATGAACGACACGTCCATGAAGCATCGCGTTTGTCTTCTATTTCCATCGAAATTCCCGAGATACAAAAACCAAGgtacaaaaaaagagaagaaaaaaacactatGGAGAGAAGCAATGGGGGGGAAGGCAGAGCCCAcccattttttgggggagggCGGGCTCCCCGTGACGTCACCCCCGAGAGCACCATGGGGGTTGGGGAGAGGGGGTCATTTCCTTCCCCATCCCGGCCTCGGAAACACGGGGGACCTCCAAAACCGGGAGGTTGAGGGGGTGTAAACGGGGGCTGTGGCCCCCCCCACCCTGAGAGCCTCCGCCCCGGGAGGGGGGTATTGCACCTGGGGGGGccctttttggggggtggggacCCCCAATAAATACTCACCCTACAGCCATGGCTGTAACCCTCCCCCCTACCCCCCCCACCtcattttgggggggggggggggggtcacagaGACACCCCACCCACCCCCATATCGGAGGGTGGAACCGCAGGATCCCCCCCCACCCAAAGCACCACAAGTCCTGGGATCAAACCAACGCCAGGAAGGCCCAGCACCGGGACTGGGGGCACAGAAAGGGAAGGGGCAGTTGTCCCCACCCCATTCAGACCCAACCcgcccccaaatcccagctgtgGCCTCAAGATACTTATGGGAAGAGCTGGAGGGAGCcttggggaaggaggggagagTCTTCCCCAGCTCGAccaccaccccaaaatccaggtGAGCGAGTCCTGTTGGTTAAAACCCCCCCGGCCCTGGAAGGCACTGGGTGTCAGCACCATCCCTGCCGGCAGGGCCAGTCCGGGGAGGGGTCCCGGGGGTGTGGGCGGACAAAATGCGGCCCCCCCGAGAGTCTATGACATCTTCCAGATGGTCAGCGAGGCCGTGAGGACGCCAGCAGCGAAGATGGTGATGGTCTGCCAGGTGGGGGTCCCAAAGTGGGATAAGAGCCCTtcctgggtgggggggggaaagacaCAGGAGGGGGAATGTCACCACGTTGTGGGGGCTCCCAAACCTCCCCCCAGAATAACCAGATTCAGAGGAGTTGGGAAACAGGGGACGgaagggaggatttggggtaaAATGGGATGTTGGAAAAGGGAAACTCCTAAACAGTGGCTCAGCCCCCTGAGGAATGGCAGGATTTGGGATACAAGGGGGTGTTAAGGAGGGGTCAGGGGCTTGGGCCCCTGAGGAATGGGGGGTTTGGAGCCTCACCCATCCACCCTGGGCCTGGATCCAGGCCAGCACATGCTCCTGGAGATACTCCATGGTCCAGCGCAGGATGGTCTGGACCAGCTCCGGCACCTTGGTGCAGAGAGCCTGGAGGGAACAGGGAGGGCTCAGAAGGGGTTAAGGGGGACCGGGAAGGCCTCTGAAGAGCTCCACACCCACCTTCAGCACCAGTTTGCAGGCAAAGTAGAACAGGGCAACCACACGACCCCAGTTGAAGGTGCCATCAGCAAACATCTCCTTGGCCACACggaaaaacagctttttggGGGCATCACACCCCACCTGCTCGATCATCCTGGGGCAGGGGACGGTGGGGATGGTCAGGGCAGGCTTGGGGACACCACGGACACCCCCAAAAAGTGGCAGCTGcccacctctgcagctccatgTTGCTGTCGAGCTCATCGCCAATGCGCCGCAGGCACTCGCTGAGACGTTTGGTGtcagggctgctgggctggggctcaCCCAGTTCAGCCACGCTCAGGGCCACAGCCTGGGGGTCCCCACAGCGCTCCACGCGGTCCCGCACGAACCTGGGACCCCCAGCACTCTGAGTACCTGCCATgtcctgcctggctctgtgtgACACCATCCCCGTGTCCCACCTGGAGCCCGAGTCCTTCCCACCTGGAGCCCAGGTCCCCCCGTGTCCCAGCTGGACCGCAAGTTCCAGGACCCTCTCGAGTCCCCCCTGATGTAACACCTGCACCCCACGGGC carries:
- the LOC134056036 gene encoding uncharacterized protein LOC134056036 isoform X1; protein product: MVSHRARQDMAGTQSAGGPRFVRDRVERCGDPQAVALSVAELGEPQPSSPDTKRLSECLRRIGDELDSNMELQRMIEQVGCDAPKKLFFRVAKEMFADGTFNWGRVVALFYFACKLVLKALCTKVPELVQTILRWTMEYLQEHVLAWIQAQGGWCLNGTGCSRPFVHPGRPSVHLAAPEFIRPAMDSQIRQNYHNDCEAAVNRMANMELHASYVYLSMGFYFERDDVALSRLAQFFLEQSREEREHAEGLLRFQTRRGGRVLLQDIKKPERHTWGSALEAVEAALQLEKSVNQALLDLHGLAAEKGDPHLCDFLESHYLDEQVKVIKVLGDHATNLRRLTSGAAAPGGASAGFGEYLFDRLSLEERS
- the LOC134056036 gene encoding ferritin light chain 1-like isoform X2 encodes the protein MQTGAILLRAFVRDRVERCGDPQAVALSVAELGEPQPSSPDTKRLSECLRRIGDELDSNMELQRMIEQVGCDAPKKLFFRVAKEMFADGTFNWGRVVALFYFACKLVLKALCTKVPELVQTILRWTMEYLQEHVLAWIQAQGGWCLNGTGCSRPFVHPGRPSVHLAAPEFIRPAMDSQIRQNYHNDCEAAVNRMANMELHASYVYLSMGFYFERDDVALSRLAQFFLEQSREEREHAEGLLRFQTRRGGRVLLQDIKKPERHTWGSALEAVEAALQLEKSVNQALLDLHGLAAEKGDPHLCDFLESHYLDEQVKVIKVLGDHATNLRRLTSGAAAPGGASAGFGEYLFDRLSLEERS
- the LOC134056036 gene encoding ferritin heavy chain A-like isoform X3; translation: MDVSFMSPVHVPPPKTSGSPRGSRDCLNGTGCSRPFVHPGRPSVHLAAPEFIRPAMDSQIRQNYHNDCEAAVNRMANMELHASYVYLSMGFYFERDDVALSRLAQFFLEQSREEREHAEGLLRFQTRRGGRVLLQDIKKPERHTWGSALEAVEAALQLEKSVNQALLDLHGLAAEKGDPHLCDFLESHYLDEQVKVIKVLGDHATNLRRLTSGAAAPGGASAGFGEYLFDRLSLEERS
- the LOC134056036 gene encoding apoptosis regulator BAX-like isoform X4, which codes for MVSHRARQDMAGTQSAGGPRFVRDRVERCGDPQAVALSVAELGEPQPSSPDTKRLSECLRRIGDELDSNMELQRMIEQVGCDAPKKLFFRVAKEMFADGTFNWGRVVALFYFACKLVLKALCTKVPELVQTILRWTMEYLQEHVLAWIQAQGGWEGLLSHFGTPTWQTITIFAAGVLTASLTIWKMS